GACATCGAAGAATTCCATGGTGCGCTGATAGGTCACGGAACCGTCCTGATAAACCTGATAAAACTCAATCAATTCTTTCCAGGGATCATACAGGCGTTCCTGGGCCGATAAAAAGGCAACCAGCGCGCCCAACTGCAGTTGACCTTTGATGGTTAGGTAGCCGCCGAGCAAAAACACAATAAAGGGGCCCAGGCTGATAAAAAAACCATTGGATGTTTTAACGGCGAATCGGTATAAGCTCCAGACGATTCTAATTTTTAGCAGGCGATCCACCAGGCTGTCATATTTCGTATTTTCAATGCGGTAAGCGCCGTTGCCATGGACCTCATGAATGCCCGAAACGGATTCGGCGATGCGGCTTGACAATGTTCGTGCCGCATCGACGCGTTTTTTGTTGGCGCGGTTAACCCCTCTTTGAAGCACCGGTACCAGAAAAACGACGATCGGATAAATGCTAAAGGAAACCCCCGCCAGTAGGGGGTTTAGCCAGAACAGATAAGCGGCAAAGGCCAACAGCGTGAGTATGTTGGTCACCGGGGCGGCAATGGCCATACCCACAAAATTACCCGGCATTGCCAGCTCGGTGACCAGTGAATTAACTACTGAGCCCGGCTGGGTATTTCTAAAAAAGCCCAACGGCAGGGTCAGGATATGATGGTAGAGCTCTTTGCGCATGTTGGCGGTGGCACGCTGGGTAATCAGGGTTTGCAAAAGATTGGTCAGGTATTTAAGCCCGCTGAAAAAAATCACAGCCACCAGATAAATACCGCAATATAAAAGCAGCAAATCAATATCTCTTAAATTGATGGCTTCATTGACAATGCGTTTTTGCATCTCCAGCGGCAATACCCTGGCAAAAACCATCACGATGATGATGACCAGCAGTATAATTTGCAATTTGACATTGCCGGGAAATACCCAGGAAAAAAGCGATCGCTTTACGACCGGGATATCGGCTTTTTTCATTTCAAAGCTCCTTTATCGCCGTTTCCAGGATCGACTTTGTATGCAAACAGCGGAAGTTCTTGGAAGGAAAAGTGTCAAATGTGTACTATTAAAATAATCCTTTTGACAAGCAGATTTTTATGAGGTGACATCCCTGATCGTTTTCAAAAAGCAATCAATCAAATTCAAAACATGTTTGAATCATTTATATTTTTAATTTGGATGGGTTTTGTGATGTACCGTTTGGTGCCTGGGGTTTGTTCGCTTCAAGATTTCAAACAGATATATAAATAAAAATGGTTTTATTCAAAATATTTGGCAGACATGATACCAGCGTAGAAAACCGCCCGGGATCGCAACTGTATGAAAATTTCGCCAACTGCCATCAGCGCTCAAATCGCCGATCATGTTTGTGGCTGATTTGTTTTGACAAAAGAGATCGGAAAATATTATAAATACTAGTTTGAACATTCCGATAATTTGAAAAGAACTGCTTAATTTCATTATAAAAATTATAGTGGCGCAATTCTCCAGCGCGGAAAGTTATGAGGCAAACGTCGAATGGAATTCTTTTTATGCGTGATTGGAATGGTAATGATCGTTGAAGGATTGCCTTATTTTGCTTTTCCGGACAAAATGAAGACCTGGGTCAGTAGAATTATCGTTTCACCCAGCAGTTCCTTGAGAAAATTTGGTCTGGTGCTCATGGCATTAGGCTTGGTTTTGGTTTATATCGGGCGCATGTAACGGGTTAGATTGGCAAAACGCAGCTGGCAAACAAATCCGACATGGTAAATAACAATTATGTATGCTTTAAGCGCTTATAATTATCAACTCCCCGAAGAGCTAATCGCTCAGAGACCCGCAGACCGGCGGGATCAATCCAACCTTCTGGTATTGGATCGCCAAAGCGGGCGGGTGCTTCATCGCCGGTTCGATGTGCTGGGCGATTTTCTGAAGCCCGGCGATGTTTTGGTGGTCAACAACACTGCGGTGATACCCTGCCGGCTGCAAGGCAAAAAAGCCAGTGGTGGGCGCGTTGAAGTGCTGATCTGCAGTTTTAACGGCCAGGGAAACCCGTTGGCATCCAAACCTGAACCGGTTTTTGAATGTTTGATCAAAGCCGCCAAACCGCTGCGGTCGGGCAGTTCTTTATTCTTCGATGATCAGCTGTCTGCCCGAGTCCTTGAACGGCGCAATGGAACCTATCTGTTAGAATTTGACACGCATGAGGATTTTGAATCCATTTTAAATCGGATTGGAGAAATTCCCCTGCCGCCCTATATTCGTCGTTCAGCAGAAATGAAAGCACCCTGTGATGATCGGGAGTCCTACCAAACCGTATATGCAACCCAAAAAGGTGCGATAGCGGCGCCCACGGCTGGATTACACTTCACTCCCGAACTGTTGGCGCGCTTGAAGACACGGGGTGTCAAAATTGCTGCCGTTACGCTGCATGTCGGATATGGAACCTTTCGGCCGGTGCGCTCAGAGGATATTCGTTTACACCACATGCATTCTGAACAATATTTGATTTCCAGCGCGACCGCACATTTGATCAACTCCGCGCGAGCGGCCGGGCATCGCGTGGTTGCCGTTGGCACAACCAGTGTGCGCACCCTGGAATACGCCGCTGATGCCAGCGGTAAGATAGCGGCTGGCAGCGGCAACTGTAATTTGTTTATTTACCCGGGATACCGGTTTAAGGCAGTTGATACGCTGATTACCAATTTTCATTTGCCCCAATCAACGTTGATTATGCTGGTTTCGGCTTTTGCGGGTCGCGAAAAGGTGTTGCACGCCTATCAAGAAGCGATCAATCGAAGATACCGCTTTTACAGTTATGGAGATGCGATGCTCATCTTATAGCGTCAGTGGTCCGTTGTCAGTTGTCCGTTGCAACCAAACTGGCTAAACCTAAAAGCAGGCTACAACAGACGACGGACTAAGAACAACTAACGGATGATAACATCGCAGGAAGTTTAAATTAAACACCATGCTTGAATTTGAAATTATTGCCGAATCTACGACGACCCGTGCCCGCGCCGGCATTGTTCAGACCGCTCATGGCCAAGTAGAGACCCCGGTCTTTATGCCGGTGGGGACGCTGGGTACGGTCAAAGCGCTGACACCCGATGAACTGGAATCAGCCGGCGCTCAGATCATTCTGGGCAATACCTATCACCTTTATCTCAGACCGGGATGTGAGGTCATTGAACAGTTTGACGGACTCCATAAATTTATGAGCTGGAAGGGCCCAATACTGACCGACAGTGGCGGCTTTCAGATTTTTTCGCTGGCCAAGCTGGCCAACATCTCAGAAGAGGGGGTTACATTTCAATCCCATATTGACGGCAGCCGGCATTTGCTAACACCCGAAAAAGCGGTTGACATACAGACGTGTTTAGGATCGGATATCGTTATGTGTCTGGACCAGTGCATTCAACATCCGGCCTCCCATAACCAAACCCGCCGGGCGCTGGATATAACATCACGCTGGGCTGAACGTTGTAAGATTGCCTGGCAGGGAGGCACAAATGGTCACAGTGCTCTGTTTGGTATCGTACAGGGCGGTATGTTTAAAGATTTACGGGAACTGTCATGCGACGCGCTTGTTGCACAGGGGTTTGACGGTTTTGCCATCGGTGGCTTAAGCGTCGGCGAGCCGGTGGAGACAATGCTGGAAATCGCTGATTTTACATTACCCAAACTGCCCGATGCCAAACCCAAGTATATTATGGGCACCGGCACGCCCGAAGATCTGATTGAACTGGTGGCACTCGGCGCCGATATGTTCGACTGTGTTTTGCCGACCCGCAATGCGCGCAACGGACAAGTATTTTGCCAGCAGGGCACCCTGAACATCACAAACGCCAAATACCGACATGACACACGCCCGCTGGAGCCCGGCTGCGCCTGCTATACGTGCCAAAATTACTCCAGAGCTTATTTGCGCCACCTTTACATGGCCAAAGAGCTTCTGGCGTATCGTTTGAATACGTTGCACAATGTGTATTATTTTATAAACTTGATGAAGCAGATGCGCCTGGCAATTTTAGCAGATGAATATGAGTCTTTTCGCACGGGTTTTTATCGAAATCGTAACAACTGAATTAAAGGCAAACATTTAAGGACTCACCACGAAGCACACGAACCCGCCCGCCTCGCCTGAGCCCGCCTCAGGCGGACGATGGCGGGCGTGGGATGCACGAAGACACTAAGAAAAATAAAATTCCATTCTTCTTATCCTTCGAACTCTTCGTGGTAAAATTAAACTCATATATTCTCATTGATTCTAATAAACCTACGCAACCAAAGGAGATTGTATCATGAAAGAAAAAGTTGAGGCAGCCCTTGAAAAAATCAGACCCATGTTGCAGGCCGATGGCGGGGATGTAGAACTGGTCGATGTTCAGGAAGGTATCGTGACCGTTCGATTGCAAGGGGCCTGCGCGGGATGTCCCATGTCGCAAATGACCCTTAAAAACGGTATTGAAAAAATACTGAAAAAGGAAATCCCGGAAATCGTATCAGTGGAATCAGCGCCATAATTTCCTCTTGAGGAAATGTCATTTCATGCAATAGATTGACTTGCCATTCATTTATTGACTTGTCATTTATAGTCATACGTTCGCTTCGCTCACGTCATTAAAAATGGGTAAGGATGAAGCTGGATGATTTGCACGTATATCAACTCTCAATGTCGCTGGGAGATCGAATTTGGGACATCGTTGTTAAGTGGAATTATTTTGCAAAAGATATCGTTGGCAAGCAACTCGTGAAAGCAGCAGATTCAGTCGCTTCAAATATCAGTGAAGGATACGGAAGGTTTCATTATAAAGAGTCCAAACATTTTGAATATTATGCAAGAGGATCTTTGTATGAAACAAAAACCTGGATAACCAAAGCGCATAACCGTAGCTTGATCAATGATGCTGACTTTCATAATTTTCAAAAAGACATCGACGTGCTTGGAATCAAACTGAATAATTATATTCGTTTAATCGGCAAAAAAGGTTCAGCTAACCAGATTTAGGTAACAGCAAGCAAAACAGTCGTGGTATTCAAACCATAATGACAAGTGGTTAAATGACGCTCCCGAAGGGGCAAATGACAATCAAAAATGACAATAAAATAGGAGTATTCAATGAAAATCTTAAAAATTGATCACCTGGGTATTGCGGTTAACAGCATCGATGACGGCAAAAACTTCTGGACCGATGTTTTGGGTCTTGCCTATGAGGGATCGGAAACCGTGGCGGAACAAAAAGTCACGACGGCCTTTTTCCCGGTTGGCGAAAGTGAAGTGGAATTGCTGGAATCCACCGCGCCCGATGGGCCGATTGCCAAGTACCTTGAAAAAAAAGGCGAGGGGATTCAGCATGTGGCCTTTCGTGTGGAGAACATTGAAGAGGCTTTAAGTGAATTAAAGGAAAAGGGCATACGCTTGATTGACGAAACCCCGCGGATCGGCGCCGGTGGGGCCAAAATTGCTTTTCTGCACCCCAAATCCACCAACGGGGTGTTGGTGGAGCTGTGCCAGAGAGATTAGTTTGCGGTTGATACTTTCTACCGATTACAGCAATAAATTAGGTGCCAGGTGTCAGTGTTCAGGTGTCAGTCCTTATATTTGTCCCTGACACCTGAAACCCGACACCTGAACCGCCAACGGCGGAACTTTTGAGCCTGATACCTAAGTTATAATAATCTACTTATAATTGTTCTTACTACGGGAATAAAAGTTAGAAAAAGGAGTAAACGACCATGGCAAAACACCCGGATATTAAAAAATGGCAGGAGCTCGCCGAAAAAGGGTTAAGAGGCAAACCCCTGGAATCCTTGGATTGGAATACCCCGGAAGGCATACCTGTAAAGCCCTTATACACGGCTGAAGATCTCGCAAACATGGCGCATCTCAATACACTGCCGGGCCTGGAACCTTATGTGCGGGGTCCCCGGGCAACCATGTATGCGGGAAGACCGTGGACCATCCGGCAATACGCCGGATTTTCCACTGCCAAAGAGTCCAATGCTTTTTATCGCCGCTGTCTAGCAGCCGGTCAAAAGGGCCTGTCAGTGGCATTTGATCTGGCGACGCACCGTGGATACGATTCCGATCATCCCCGGGTCAGCGGGGATGTCGGCAAGGCCGGTGTGGCGGTCGACTCGATTGAAGATATGAAAATCCTGTTTGATCAGATTCCGCTGGATCAGATGACGGTATCCATGACCATGAATGGCTCCGTATTGCCAATCTTAGCCGGCTATATCGTTGCTGCTGAAGAACAGGGCGTCAGCCAGGAAAAATTGGCCGGAACGATCCAAAATGATATCTTAAAGGAATACCTGACCCGCAACACCTATATCTATCCGCCGGAACCTTCGATGCGAGTTGTTTCCGATATCATCGGGTATTGTTCAAGTCACATGCCCCGCTACAATACCATCAGTATCAGTGGTTATCATATGATGGAGGCCGGCGCCGACTCCGTTTTGCAGACCGCTTTTACCCTGGCAGACGGCCTGGAATATGCTCGGGCCGCCATCAACGCCGGGCTGGATATTGATGCCTTTGCGCCGCGCCTGTCTTTTTTCTTTGGGATCGGCATGAACTTTTTCATGGAAATTGCCATGCTGCGCGCAGCGCGGTTTTTGTGGCATAAAATCATCAGCCAGTTCAACCCCAAGGATCCGCGATCAACCATGTTGCGCACCCACTGCCAGACATCAGGCTGGAGCCTGACGGCCCAGGATCCGTATAATAACGTCATCCGGACCACGCTAGAATGCTTGTCGGCCGCTTTGGGGGGCACTCAGTCGCTGCACACCAATTCTTTTGACGAAGCCGTCGGGCTGCCCACTGATTTTTCAGCTCGGATTGCGCGCAACACCCAGCTGATTGTGCAGGAAGAATCTCAAATTTGCAAAGTCGTTGACCCGCTGGCAGGCTCCTACTATGTTGAGTCGTTAACGGACGGTATTATTCGCGAAGCCGGTAAAATTATCGATGAAGTTGAAGAAATGGGCGGCATGGCCAAAGCGATTGAAACCGGAATGCCCAAAATGCGGATCGAGGAAGCGGCTGCCCGCCGGCAGGCCCGTATTGATCAGGGCAAAGATGTGATTGTCGGTGTCAACAAGTACACGATCGAAGAAGATGTGGACCTTGACGTTCTCGAAGTGCCGGCAAGTGTTCGGGATGAACAAGTCAATCGTTTAAAAGAGCTCAAAGCCAACCGGGATGCAAAAGCGGTTGAGCAGGCGCTGCAGGCAGTTGTCAATGCTGCTGAATCCGATGGTAATTTGCTCGAAGCCTGCATTCCGGCAGTGCGGGCCCGGGCCACCGGCGGCGAAATTTCAGATGCCCTTGAAAAAGTTTTTGGGCGTTTTGTGGCCACCACCCAGTGTATATCGGGTGTGTATGCCTCGGAATACGGTGATAGTGAAATTATTGAATCCATCCGTAAACGGGCAGCAGAATTTAATGAAAAAGAAGGCCGGCGCCCAAGAATCCTGGTGACCAAAATGGGCCAGGATGGTCACGACCGGGGCATTAAAGTCATTGCCACCGCTTTCGCCGATCTTGGCTTTGATGTGGATATCAGCCCCATGTTTCAAACACCGGAAGAGGCCGCCCGAATGGCAGTCGAAAATGATGTTCATGTGGTCGGCCCATCGAGTCTGGCCGCCGGTCATAAAACACTGGTGCCGGAGTTGATTGAATCCCTTAAAAAAGAGGGCGGCGGGGATATACTGGTGGTGGTGGGGGGGATTATACCGCCATCCGACTATGAGGCCTTGTATGATGCCGGCGTGGTCGGTATTTTCGGCCCCGGTACACCCGTGACCGAATCTGCCAATCACGTGCTCAATGCTCTGGAGCAGAGAGGATAGCTAACCTCATAAAATTCGAAACCGGATAGGCGTTTAATCGGTATTCTTGATGCCATCACCCGAAACGCGAATCACGTGATTGGAGGATAAATATCCTAGATTGCAAAATTAACGAATGAATCCGGCTGATCCTAAAATATTGATTAAGGGTGTCCGTAAACAGGACCGCAGGTTGCTATCTAAAACCATCACCCTGATTGAGAGCTCACGCCCTGATCATCAGCAATTGGCACGCCACATCGTTGATGAGCTCTTGCCGCATACCGGCAAAGCGATTCGTTTGGGCATTACCGGTGTGCCCGGTGTCGGCAAAAGCACTTTCATTGAAAGCCTGGGCACATTGCTGGTGGAAGGCGACCATCGGGTGGCTGTTCTGGCGGTCGATCCCAGCAGCTCCAAAAGCGGCGGCAGTGTGATGGCTGATAAGACCCGCATGGAAAAACTGGCGGTTGAAAAAAATGCGTTTATACGTCCGTCTCCTTCCGGGGGTACCCTGGGCGGCGTGGCCCGCAAAACACGCGAAACCATGCTCGTCTGCGAAGCCGCCGGTTTTGATGTGATCATCGTCGAGACTGTCGGTGTAGGACAGTCTGAGACCACCGTGGCGTCAATGGTTGATTTTTTTCTGGTGTTGATGCTCGCTGGTGCCGGAGACGAGTTACAGGGAATAAAAAGAGGTGTCTTGGAACTGGCCGATGCCCTTGCCATTAACAAGGCTGATGGTGATAATATCAAAAAGGCTCAAAAAGCCGCCAAAATATATGCCGCCGCATTGCATATGCTGCTACCCGCATCTCCCAACTGGGAGCCGCCGGTATTGACCTGCAGTGCAGTGGAGATGACAGGTATTGATGACATCTGGCAAACGGTTATACAATTTCATAACCAGTTTAGCCGCAGCGGCGAATTGGAACAAAAACGCCAAAGACAGGCGCTGGACTGGCTGTGGTCCATGGTTGAAGATGAGCTGAAACAGAGGTTCTATAACAATCCTAAAATCAAACAAAGACTCGATCAGATTACCCGTGCGGTTGCCAGAGGTGACACCTCCCCGACACTTGCAGCTGATAAATTGCTTTTTTTTCTTGACAATAAGCCTCCGGTCTAGAAGATTTACCCTTTTATAATCACGATTCTGAGGTCGGTCATCCAATACCGCTAAATCAAGGTTGCATTCATCCCGTGAGTCATAAAATAGTGGCCTATTGGCATTTTACAGAGTGATATCCATTCTTAAACCAGTACTCCAGTCCGGCCTTCGTAGCCGAAGCACCTTAGGTGGAGGTGGCTACTCTAACACGCCAATGAAAGGATTTGAATAATGGGTGTTGTCGAAAATAAAATCAAAGAACTGAAGGAACGTGAAGCCAAAATCCTTGCGATGGGAGGCGAAAAAGCGGTTGCCAAGCAGCATGAAAAAAACAAGCTCACTGCCCGTGAACGGTTAAATCTCTTATTTGATGAGGGGACGTTTCGCGAAATTGATATGTTTGTCAATCATCGCTGTGTTAATTTTGGCATGGAAAAAGTTGACATCCCCTCTGACGGGGTCATCACCGGCCATGGAATGGTGGACGGCCGGCCCGTGTTTGCGTTCTCTCAGGATTTTACGGCCAGAGCCGGCAGTTTGG
Above is a window of Desulfobacterales bacterium DNA encoding:
- a CDS encoding DUF2065 domain-containing protein, translating into MEFFLCVIGMVMIVEGLPYFAFPDKMKTWVSRIIVSPSSSLRKFGLVLMALGLVLVYIGRM
- the queA gene encoding tRNA preQ1(34) S-adenosylmethionine ribosyltransferase-isomerase QueA, producing MYALSAYNYQLPEELIAQRPADRRDQSNLLVLDRQSGRVLHRRFDVLGDFLKPGDVLVVNNTAVIPCRLQGKKASGGRVEVLICSFNGQGNPLASKPEPVFECLIKAAKPLRSGSSLFFDDQLSARVLERRNGTYLLEFDTHEDFESILNRIGEIPLPPYIRRSAEMKAPCDDRESYQTVYATQKGAIAAPTAGLHFTPELLARLKTRGVKIAAVTLHVGYGTFRPVRSEDIRLHHMHSEQYLISSATAHLINSARAAGHRVVAVGTTSVRTLEYAADASGKIAAGSGNCNLFIYPGYRFKAVDTLITNFHLPQSTLIMLVSAFAGREKVLHAYQEAINRRYRFYSYGDAMLIL
- the tgt gene encoding tRNA guanosine(34) transglycosylase Tgt, whose translation is MLEFEIIAESTTTRARAGIVQTAHGQVETPVFMPVGTLGTVKALTPDELESAGAQIILGNTYHLYLRPGCEVIEQFDGLHKFMSWKGPILTDSGGFQIFSLAKLANISEEGVTFQSHIDGSRHLLTPEKAVDIQTCLGSDIVMCLDQCIQHPASHNQTRRALDITSRWAERCKIAWQGGTNGHSALFGIVQGGMFKDLRELSCDALVAQGFDGFAIGGLSVGEPVETMLEIADFTLPKLPDAKPKYIMGTGTPEDLIELVALGADMFDCVLPTRNARNGQVFCQQGTLNITNAKYRHDTRPLEPGCACYTCQNYSRAYLRHLYMAKELLAYRLNTLHNVYYFINLMKQMRLAILADEYESFRTGFYRNRNN
- a CDS encoding NifU family protein; translated protein: MKEKVEAALEKIRPMLQADGGDVELVDVQEGIVTVRLQGACAGCPMSQMTLKNGIEKILKKEIPEIVSVESAP
- a CDS encoding four helix bundle protein, whose protein sequence is MKLDDLHVYQLSMSLGDRIWDIVVKWNYFAKDIVGKQLVKAADSVASNISEGYGRFHYKESKHFEYYARGSLYETKTWITKAHNRSLINDADFHNFQKDIDVLGIKLNNYIRLIGKKGSANQI
- the mce gene encoding methylmalonyl-CoA epimerase; this translates as MKILKIDHLGIAVNSIDDGKNFWTDVLGLAYEGSETVAEQKVTTAFFPVGESEVELLESTAPDGPIAKYLEKKGEGIQHVAFRVENIEEALSELKEKGIRLIDETPRIGAGGAKIAFLHPKSTNGVLVELCQRD
- the scpA gene encoding methylmalonyl-CoA mutase — protein: MAKHPDIKKWQELAEKGLRGKPLESLDWNTPEGIPVKPLYTAEDLANMAHLNTLPGLEPYVRGPRATMYAGRPWTIRQYAGFSTAKESNAFYRRCLAAGQKGLSVAFDLATHRGYDSDHPRVSGDVGKAGVAVDSIEDMKILFDQIPLDQMTVSMTMNGSVLPILAGYIVAAEEQGVSQEKLAGTIQNDILKEYLTRNTYIYPPEPSMRVVSDIIGYCSSHMPRYNTISISGYHMMEAGADSVLQTAFTLADGLEYARAAINAGLDIDAFAPRLSFFFGIGMNFFMEIAMLRAARFLWHKIISQFNPKDPRSTMLRTHCQTSGWSLTAQDPYNNVIRTTLECLSAALGGTQSLHTNSFDEAVGLPTDFSARIARNTQLIVQEESQICKVVDPLAGSYYVESLTDGIIREAGKIIDEVEEMGGMAKAIETGMPKMRIEEAAARRQARIDQGKDVIVGVNKYTIEEDVDLDVLEVPASVRDEQVNRLKELKANRDAKAVEQALQAVVNAAESDGNLLEACIPAVRARATGGEISDALEKVFGRFVATTQCISGVYASEYGDSEIIESIRKRAAEFNEKEGRRPRILVTKMGQDGHDRGIKVIATAFADLGFDVDISPMFQTPEEAARMAVENDVHVVGPSSLAAGHKTLVPELIESLKKEGGGDILVVVGGIIPPSDYEALYDAGVVGIFGPGTPVTESANHVLNALEQRG
- the meaB gene encoding methylmalonyl Co-A mutase-associated GTPase MeaB produces the protein MNPADPKILIKGVRKQDRRLLSKTITLIESSRPDHQQLARHIVDELLPHTGKAIRLGITGVPGVGKSTFIESLGTLLVEGDHRVAVLAVDPSSSKSGGSVMADKTRMEKLAVEKNAFIRPSPSGGTLGGVARKTRETMLVCEAAGFDVIIVETVGVGQSETTVASMVDFFLVLMLAGAGDELQGIKRGVLELADALAINKADGDNIKKAQKAAKIYAAALHMLLPASPNWEPPVLTCSAVEMTGIDDIWQTVIQFHNQFSRSGELEQKRQRQALDWLWSMVEDELKQRFYNNPKIKQRLDQITRAVARGDTSPTLAADKLLFFLDNKPPV